TGGCCAGCCCGGCGGCCGCCGGGCTGTGCATGTCGTTCGTCTGGACGATGGAGAAATTCGAGGTGTCCGGTCCGTCGGTGGCCTTCTTCACGATGCCCATGGCGGTGATCGCGGGCCTGCTGATGGTCAGCAACGTGCGCTATTTCAGCTTCAAGGCGTGGCCCAAGGGCGACCGCGTGCCCTTCATCTGGCTCATTGCCGCCGTGCTCATCGTGGTGCTGCTGGTGATCGACACCGCGCGCGTACTGTTCGCCGTGGCGGTGATCTACACCGTTTCCGGTCCGGTCATGACGCTATGGGGCCGGGCCGCGCATCGCCGTCGCGCACGCCGCCACGTGCCGCGCCCGACGGAATGACGGCATGACCCAGGCCCTGCCACGTCGCGACCGGCTGCTTCGCGCCATGGGCGTCACGCCCTGGCGCCTGCGCACGGGCGGTACCGTCGCCGCGGAGCCCGCGAACGACGCTCCCGCCGCCGACGGCCGCGTGCCCTGCGTGGTGATCCTGCCGGCCGGATGCGGCGAGCGCGAACTCGACCTCGTGGGCCGCGCGTTGCGGGCCTTCGGGCCGGTGACGGGCCGGGCCGCGAGGCTCGAGGTGAGCGAGCGCGGCCTCGGCCAGGTGCCGGTGGCCGCGGCCTACCTCGTTTTCGGCGAAGCGCAGGCGAGGGCGCTCGGTCACGAGCTGCCGGCCGCGGTGATGAGCACGGCGCAGATCGTGCTGGTGGATACCCCGTCGGACATCCTCTTCAAGGCGGTCGCCAAGCGCCGCCTCTGGAACGCCTTGCGTGCGTTGGGTCGCGCGCTGGCGAGGGAGTGAGGCCGATGGTCGCCGTCGCCCATCCCTCGACCGAAGTGCGTGCCATGCGCCGCGAAGACCTCGATGCCGTGGCGGCGATCGAGCAGGCGTCGTACGAGTTTCCCTGGAGCCCGGGCATCTTTCGCGACTGCCTCCAGGCGGGGCACAACTGCTGGATCATCGCGCACGACGGCGTCATCGCCGGTTACGGCATCCTCTCGGTGGCGGCCGGTGAGGCTCACGTGCTCAACGTATGCATCGACGACGCGCACCGCGGCCTCGGTTACGGCCGTCGCATGATGCGCCGCCTGCTCGACCTCGCGCGCTGGTATGGCGCCGAGCGGGTATTTCTCGAAGTGCGGCCGTCCAATCCGGTGGCGCATGCGCTGTACGAATCGCTCGGCTTCGGCGAGATCGGTCGCCGGCCGGGTTATTACCCCGCGCGGGGCGGGCGCGAGGATGCCATCGTGATGGCGTTGGATATGGTGCAACCCGGTAGTTCATCGCCAGCGTGATTCGCCGATACGATCGGCTCCCACCCCGTTGGTAGGACGCCCACTACCGAAGGGGTGGGAGCCGATCGTATCGGCGAATCCAGATCGCGATCACCCTTCGCGCAACAACGCCATCGGCGAGGTCCGCAGCACCCGCCGCGTCCCCAGCAAACCGATCAGCATCACCACGAAGGCGGCGAGCGCCGCCGCGCCGACCAGCGGCCACACCGGCGGCACGAAATGCTCGATGCGGAATACCGCCTGTCCCAGCCAGAGACCCGCGCCCAGCGCACCCAACGCGGCGGTGAGGCCCGCCACGCCGCCGAGCAGGGCGAACTCGCACGCGGCCGCGGCGCGCAACTGCATGCGCGTGGCACCCAGCGTGCGCAACAGCGCGGCCTCCTTGCGACGCTCCTGTGCGCTCGCCGCCAGCGCGGCGGCGAGCACCAGCGCGCCGGCGATCAGGCTGAAGCCGAGTACCCAGCGCACCGCCGTGCCCACCCGATCGACGATCTCGCGCACGCGATCGAGCAGGGCGTCCACGTCGATGAGGCTGAGGTTGCCGTAGTCGCGCGACACCTTCGACAAGGCGTCGCCGTGGCCGCGCGGCAGGTAGAAACTGGTCAACCACGTATGCGGCAGCTCGGCCGCATGGGCCGGATCGAGCAGCAGGAAGAAGTTCACCCGAAACGATGTCCAGTCCACCTGGCGCACGCTCGTGACCCTGGCCTGCAGCGTGCCTTCGCCCACCTCGAAACCGAGCGTGTCACCCAGCTTCAGGTGGAATCGGTCGCGCCACGACGTATCCACGGACACCTCGGCCTGCGCGGGCGACGCCCCCGCCCAGGCGCCTTCGATGACCTTGTTCGACGGCGGAAGATCCGCGCTCCACGACAGCCGCAGCTGGCGATCGGCGGATTCCTTTTCGTCGTCGCTCAGGAATGGCAGCTTGTCGACGGGCTGGCCGTTGATCGTGGTGAGCTTGCCCACCGCCAGCGGCATCATGTTGACCTGCGTGGCGCCCATGCGGGCCAGTCCGTTGGAAAAGCCCTCGCGCTGGTCGTCCTGGAGGTTCAGCGCGAACCAGTTGGGCGTGTCGGACGGCAGCTCGCGCCGCCATCCGTCGAGCAGCGAGGGCGCGATGACGGCGAGCAGGAGCAGGGCGCACAGGCCGAGCGACAAGGCCGTGGCCTGCACGAGCGACAGGCCACGACGCCTCGCCAGCGCGGCCAGGCCCAGGCGCAGGGCGGGATGCGCGCCGGGCGCCACGCGCCGGGCGATCACCAGCAGCAAGGCGGCCAGCAGGGCGGCCACCAGAGCGACACCCGCGAGGCTCACG
This window of the Luteibacter aegosomatis genome carries:
- the rimI gene encoding ribosomal protein S18-alanine N-acetyltransferase, with the translated sequence MVAVAHPSTEVRAMRREDLDAVAAIEQASYEFPWSPGIFRDCLQAGHNCWIIAHDGVIAGYGILSVAAGEAHVLNVCIDDAHRGLGYGRRMMRRLLDLARWYGAERVFLEVRPSNPVAHALYESLGFGEIGRRPGYYPARGGREDAIVMALDMVQPGSSSPA